The genomic interval TTCTAGGTGTAGGTAGTCACTATTACAAAATTAAGACACATTGTTTTTGTAAAATCACTCGTGTGAACACTGAACACAAACGCCATTCCATTATAACTTACTTCAGTGGAGTTCTGCCAGGTCCCTGTTTCTGGTCCATCTCAGTGACCGAAATCGATACCAATCGTGCTATGCGATCTGTTTATATTCATTTTTTAGCTACACTAATTTGTCAAAACTCTAGCTGATAACCCGGAGTATTATGAGTTATGAGAAAGATGCACTGTCTTTCAACATGTgtattacacaattttttttctccttccagCAGAGCCTATTTACCATGATCTAATTCCATTTCCTTACTTTTAGGTTTATCCAACATCTGCGCGCTCAACCGGTGTTGGCATCGCTACCGCTATTGGCAGAATCGGTGGGGTTGTTTGCCCTCTTGTCGCCGTTGGCATGTTGAGAAGCTGCCACCAGATGGAAGCCATCCTTGTTTTTGAGCTGGTTTTATTCCTTGCTGGAGTTGCTTGCTTTCTCTTCCCTATTGAGACTAAAGGGCGTGGAATGGATTGATGTTCATGCTGCACTTCTTTTTTAAAGGAAGTTGGGATTTAGATGGGCATGTAGATGATTACTATTCATCAGATTTATCATTGGGGGTGTACATATCATTATACATGTAGATTTTTATAGTGGATATTAAGTTGTAAAGTTCCTCAAATATGTGGACTTTGCAAACTTAGGCATTTTATTTTTGGAGTACACACCAGACTGCTAAGCAGGCTGGACTGTAAAATGGATTATGTAAACATCATTTCTTGTATAAGCATCTAAGAATGCTTTATTGATGTTTATAAACAGGAGCATTCCAATATTTTGGGGCCCTTGGGCGTCACATAAATAAGATcctatgcaaaaaaaaaagttgaatttATCACCAAAGCTTAAATAATCCAGAGACTAAAAATTAATTGAAATGATTATGTCTATGAGAAAAGAGAGAATTACCTACACTGAGTGGAATCAACACTGTAAGATATATAGATATGCATTGGAGTTTAATTAGCTGATGGATGATGTGTGTTGTGATCTTCATCTTTTATTAGTCACCCACAAATCCTATTGTAAATTTTAGAATCAGTTGCCCTAAACATAAATACGCAATCCCACTATAGAATAACTTGTTATATGCGGCGAATAGAAGGCATTCAGTAGCCAAGTAGTAGTAACAACAACTAACAAGCACTATTAACTATTGTACTCTTCGAGTGGTAAGCCcttgatttttctaaaacagAAAGCTGAACGTGGTACTCTCTTTACTGGAGACCAACATTCAACAGCAAATTAAACACGCTGAGATCCCAATTTGGACAAGAGAATAGATAACTATAGACTGTAAAATATATACTTATATCTTAAATATGGTGAGGAATGCATAGAGATGTAGCTGTAGTAAATTGTGTCCAAGACTATACAATAACAAGTTTTCATATATGGATTGAGACCCTTTgcacccacatgtcagtgagcacATGTACATGCAGAAGTGCAaagaacctatatatatattaacgcTCGACTCCTATAAGTTACTGAGCATCAGGCTTTGGATATGAAGCAGCTTAGTCATCTCTGAAGTGTTAAAAGTAAGTCCCGGTAAGGGTTTGTGAAATCCTCAGCCAAGATACTGTCAGCAATAGATGCACCACAGGGTCTATATATGTTGATCCAGGAGATCAATAAGAAACAGAGAACCTTCAAAACAAACGGAAATTCGATCACTAACATGTACGAAAATATGGCGGTACCTTCTCAAGTACCATAAAATCGCTCTAGCAGTTTTacatcaaatgaaaaaaaaaaaagattgggaGATATACCTCAGGTGGCAGATTTGAACTCAGGTTAATTACTGGAGCTCACTGTTAGCATCACCAGTGAGAGAAGGAAAGGGGGGGATGATGCTCTTCAGACCCAATTCCTTCCTACACGTTGGAGACAAGGTGTTTCCGGTGCGTAGGGGAGACACCCTCTTCTTGTTAGGTGACGCAATCCTCAAGCTGGCGGTGCAAGAGGAATCCCCTTGCTGCAGCAGCATATCTGATGCTTCATTCCCAAGAAGCATTTGTGTGTAGCTCCCAAAAGGAGATAGCAAAACATCTGTTCTCGTGGGAGAATGTAGGTGGGAAGAAGTTCTTGTTGATGATGTAAGTGAGCTCTTGGGGCATTCAGATGGGAATAGGGCAAAAGCTCTGGAAAGAACACAGCAACAAAATATGTATGTTATGGTATTTTGGAAGGGAGTCAGTGAGAATCATGATAAAATGTCTACAATTTGTACACAAACCTGCGAGAATCCATTGAAGGTGTTGTGAATAGGTTCTCCGTGGATCGAACACCCCAGATTTCACATAATGCATGATATTTGTCCATCTCAGACTGTTCTTCCTTGGGATGATCCTTCATTTTTCGGTCTGCTCGCTCAATTTCCTTGGTTTCAAACCGTTCAATTCCTTCAAAGGCATTAAGGCATTAAAATTGGTAAAAACGGACAACTAAAAAGGCAATAAAGGCAGAGCAAAATGTAGCATATTTTCACATAAAACATGGTTACAGCAGCAAAATAATTGACGAtccattttaaaatttacatcTAGGATAAAATTTTACTTTGATTTACTTTATTTGAAACTGATATTTATCATAATTCAATCAATGTGAGATGCTGCAACTATGAAAAATACTCTAGCAACCTAATATGATTGATCTGGAAATTCAGGGGCGTAAGACCTCAGGCATGCCTTAGTAGAGAATGAGGATAAGACAATGCCACCTGCCAAGTTATGGCAATCTCAATGTTCCACGGTCTTTGGGTGAAGAACTTCCCAACAGAAAGTTAACCATACGGCCCATGATATTGCTCATTTTGATCATAGTACTTTAATCTAGTTGGATGGGGATTTCACATGAACAGACATTCTTGAGATGGTATAACCTTTTGCAATTTGACCATACAAAGATCCTAAGAAAGCGATGTCATTTTTACAGTATGGAACTGGCAGCTAATAAATTTACTCCTTTTGACCTAAACCCATGCGGTGGAATAAAACATTGCAAGCAAAGAGCTTATAGAAAAATGCAGTGTACATTAAATTGAGTGACTTATGAATTGCTCAATTGCACCTTCCTAAGAAAATTATCAAGGAAAAGTCAAACTCACCTTTTCTTGCTCCAAAAGAATTCTTACAATTCTCACATCGGCAACTCATGGAGCACCCCACACCACTCTAGATATAAAATATGTATCAGATGATAGTCAGTATGTTAAACCGATGAAAGGCAATAAAGTTATCAatggccctgtttgggggagtttaaaattctgagaagcagctggtaAGAATCTGAAGAAGCTGGGAAATCCAGTTtctagcttctagttcattttctggttTCTACAACTATGGGTTCTCAGGATATGAGTGAAAATCTAGACTATTTGGAGGAGCTTATGGCAGCTGTTACTTCTAGAAGAATCTCCCGCTACAagaagctctcccaaacaggCCCAATATAAGACTGGTACAAGGATTGGAACCTGAAAGCATTCACAGTATTTCTTCACACAATATGATCTCTTGCAATTGCAACCTCTTTTATGACAAGATGAAGCAGGAGTTGCGTTAGAGTCTTCCTATGCCATGAAAAAGAACGTTATGAGCAATAAtgacagaaaagaaaagcaaaaggaTATGTGCTCTTACCCCAAACTCCAGACCAGGCCCACAAGTGCGAATTACTTTTGGAGCAAAAGCTAGTGGACTACGAGATTCAATCCGATTGCGAGTAGATAAAACTGTTTCCTCATGACTATGATCATTAAAACACCCTCGGCAGGAGCAAGATTCTGAACAGTACACTTTGGAAGCAAAACATTCGCAATAACTGCAAAGGTATTAGCAAGGATGCAAGGTTATTACTTTAAATATAACCATCTAGCAACCATTACTTGCAAACATCCAGAATTAGGTACTGTAAATAATAATATTCAAAACCAAGTCAATGTTATAACGGCTTTAATAATTAAGTTAGAAGCTACATACAATTCAAGCATAATATGCATGTATTTTGGTCCTAAAACCAGACTTCAGCTGGGATCATCGTTTGTGGTTAAACATACCTTGGAATAACCCAAGAATTACAGTATTGTAATTTGATACAGTTCCCTATGACCTTTCTATGGGGATATTATAAGAGAATGCACATGAAAAATAACAGTTAACTGCAAGGAACCTTACAGTTTCAAGCATTTTGACTTCTTACAGCTGCAACGTTTGCACGAGTCCACATTGCCATTTTGACATTTCTGCCTGCAAAATTCGACATGATTTTACGATTGGCAGAGTAATCATTTAAATTAGACATATATACCTAGAATACCTTTTTCTCTTGGGATTTTCTTGACCAGAATTACCAGCACTCGTAGGCATCGTTGCCTGAGAAGAGTAGTTGTCTTGATTATGTGTGTTCATTTCACTGGTATTGGGAGCCAGCTGATTGACAGGAACAACAGTATTAATCTCAGTATTATGTTCAGATATTGAAAGAGTGGAATTAACAGTGCATGTCATGTTATATGGTACCATTTCTTCTGTCATTCGGACCAAATGCAAATCAACATTAGGTAGTGCACAGACAGGGGATCCCACAAGCTTCGAGTAGTTATCATCAGGTATACTTCTATGCCTAGTAGCACAGGTTGAAGCTCCAAGATTTGAGACACTCTGCACACCCATAGTAGGATCCCTTACCTTGTCATTGAAGAGACTGCGCCTATGCAAACCACGTAGATGCTGTGATACAGCCTGCCAGATCAAAACAAGTTGTATTTTAGTACTAAATAATACTTGATTTGGATTAATGCAAGATAAAATAATATGAGACAAGACTggaaaatttgtgataaaaaataaaatagttctgacaatatttcttttttaaaaaagttgacTATAAAACATAGAAAGGGGCACCAGACAGgtcaaattaaaatttccttaatcacaaaaaaaaattgtcttgcTGATTCCATTGCATTACATAAGTaaacaattaaaattttgataccaTAATTTCTAGCCAGTCAACAAGACAGTCAgactgaaaatttaaatttgatattGACAAATACTATATCACATTGAgaaatgaaacaaacaaagaatcaTTTATTTCTATGAAGAAGTATACAACTATAATGCAATGGTAGGTAGCTCAGAAAAGTATATAGATGATATTAAGATGCCTACGCTGGGGTTCATTGCCATGTAATCGCTGGGCACTTCAAGTGAGTCAGAGAAGTGATGATCTGGAATCAATTGACTTTCTCTAGGGCAAGGTAGAATTCCAGAGACATGATTTGTTGCGACCTCTTTCCCTCGAGAGGTACAATAAGCATGAATGTTATCTACAGCACTCTGAGAATAACAGTCAGCTGATCCCTGAAACAGCTTTCTTCTTGAATTCTCCAAATTTGCTTCAACAATTGGCAAGAAAGATTTACCAGGCATGGCATCACCATTTTTTGGTGTCTCCAGTAATAGTTCTGCTGTCTCAAATCTCAGATCTGACTCTGGCACAACACTACTATCATATTGAGTACCCAAGTAATCCCAATCACATGCTGTTATTTCATCGTTATGTGTTTTAGCCAGATCTCTTTTCTGAACATTCATTCCAGAAGTCAATTGCTTCATTTTGTCTAGGCATctttgatcaaagcatgatAGTTTTGCATGTTTCTGGGCTGTTTCATGATCTGTTTTGCCAGCGATGCCGTGTCTCTTGTCACTTCCCAAGGTATCACTACTAAGCTGGATGCGCCGAGCCAAATTAGTTGGCAAAATTGATGCATTATCAGGAGAATCATGATAAGCTTGGCTGAGGGAACGATCTATACTGCAATTTTTTGAAGCAATTGTCATGGGTCCAGACTGTTTTATACAACTTGATCTTCCTATTTGAGTCATGTGACAATAAGGAGACaagccgtcttgacaaggcttTGCAGAAGTATTCCTAGTAAATATATAGTAAGCATACATTAAGCCAAAATGAGTAAACTTACAGAAAGTCAGAAATCAGTTAATATAAGACTAAGGTTACCAAATTGAAGTCTTGGATCCCTTTTGTGAATTAACTTCTGGCGAGGTGAAGATTGAAGGAATATGAAGCAAATCTGATGACTTGATCATCTGTAAATTTGGTACAGCATCTAGAGGTTGAGATGATGATATAGGGGAGAGAGATTTGACGAAAttaagaaaaggagagtcctgCAGGTGTAAAATCTAATTAGAAACATATATAACTACCACATAACATGTAGTATCTTTTAATCAGAGTATGCAACAATTGTTTGCTCACTTAACAAATAAATTGCAAGCATCACATTACAGATCAAATGTTAGAAAAATGATGTTGTCCTAACAGCAATAGATGTGAACACATTTCCAAGAGAAACCATTTATGCAATCTGAGGGGACATCAAACGGCTTTAAGCTTTTCCAATTTTAATTGTGAAGAATGAACAGCATAAAGGGGATAACATTTTGTGGGAAAGCAATGAAATTTGAAGATCAAGTGAATGCAATCCATTA from Oryza glaberrima chromosome 3, OglaRS2, whole genome shotgun sequence carries:
- the LOC127767237 gene encoding protein tesmin/TSO1-like CXC 2 isoform X1, with amino-acid sequence MGPSPCGPAHYPAGPAGPCPLNRKNNPFLAISRPTRCPPVLKTLAVSAVESAKPTPPPPFTPSSPPPPPHACLDWKCFPDADPGANDRSRHRRRRRRRLMMEPSDTPPPAGADGASKDSPFLNFVKSLSPISSSQPLDAVPNLQMIKSSDLLHIPSIFTSPEVNSQKGSKTSIWNTSAKPCQDGLSPYCHMTQIGRSSCIKQSGPMTIASKNCSIDRSLSQAYHDSPDNASILPTNLARRIQLSSDTLGSDKRHGIAGKTDHETAQKHAKLSCFDQRCLDKMKQLTSGMNVQKRDLAKTHNDEITACDWDYLGTQYDSSVVPESDLRFETAELLLETPKNGDAMPGKSFLPIVEANLENSRRKLFQGSADCYSQSAVDNIHAYCTSRGKEVATNHVSGILPCPRESQLIPDHHFSDSLEVPSDYMAMNPSAVSQHLRGLHRRSLFNDKVRDPTMGVQSVSNLGASTCATRHRSIPDDNYSKLVGSPVCALPNVDLHLVRMTEEMLAPNTSEMNTHNQDNYSSQATMPTSAGNSGQENPKRKRQKCQNGNVDSCKRCSCKKSKCLKLYCECFASKVYCSESCSCRGCFNDHSHEETVLSTRNRIESRSPLAFAPKVIRTCGPGLEFGEDSNATPASSCHKRGCNCKRSYCVKKYCECFQSGVGCSMSCRCENCKNSFGARKGIERFETKEIERADRKMKDHPKEEQSEMDKYHALCEIWGVRSTENLFTTPSMDSRRAFALFPSECPKSSLTSSTRTSSHLHSPTRTDVLLSPFGSYTQMLLGNEASDMLLQQGDSSCTASLRIASPNKKRVSPLRTGNTLSPTCRKELGLKSIIPPFPSLTGDANSELQ
- the LOC127767237 gene encoding protein tesmin/TSO1-like CXC 2 isoform X2: MGPSPCGPAHYPAGPAGPCPLNRKNNPFLAISRPTRCPPVLKTLAVSAVESAKPTPPPPFTPSSPPPPPHACLDWKCFPDADPGANDRSRHRRRRRRRLMMEPSDTPPPAGADGASKMIKSSDLLHIPSIFTSPEVNSQKGSKTSIWNTSAKPCQDGLSPYCHMTQIGRSSCIKQSGPMTIASKNCSIDRSLSQAYHDSPDNASILPTNLARRIQLSSDTLGSDKRHGIAGKTDHETAQKHAKLSCFDQRCLDKMKQLTSGMNVQKRDLAKTHNDEITACDWDYLGTQYDSSVVPESDLRFETAELLLETPKNGDAMPGKSFLPIVEANLENSRRKLFQGSADCYSQSAVDNIHAYCTSRGKEVATNHVSGILPCPRESQLIPDHHFSDSLEVPSDYMAMNPSAVSQHLRGLHRRSLFNDKVRDPTMGVQSVSNLGASTCATRHRSIPDDNYSKLVGSPVCALPNVDLHLVRMTEEMLAPNTSEMNTHNQDNYSSQATMPTSAGNSGQENPKRKRQKCQNGNVDSCKRCSCKKSKCLKLYCECFASKVYCSESCSCRGCFNDHSHEETVLSTRNRIESRSPLAFAPKVIRTCGPGLEFGEDSNATPASSCHKRGCNCKRSYCVKKYCECFQSGVGCSMSCRCENCKNSFGARKGIERFETKEIERADRKMKDHPKEEQSEMDKYHALCEIWGVRSTENLFTTPSMDSRRAFALFPSECPKSSLTSSTRTSSHLHSPTRTDVLLSPFGSYTQMLLGNEASDMLLQQGDSSCTASLRIASPNKKRVSPLRTGNTLSPTCRKELGLKSIIPPFPSLTGDANSELQ